In Truepera sp., the sequence GGCACATCAAAGACGGCACGCATTACCGCTACGGGCGCGCGCCGACAAGCCGTTGCGGCGGCGGCACCGAGTACGTGGTCATCCTCGGGTGCGTCTCGATTCCTGCGAGCATGACGGTGGGGATGGCGAACGCGGTGGTGGTCACGGCGATCGTGTCGTGGGCGATTGCGATACTTGAGTTGGCGCTTTATTAGGGGTTGGGGGTCGTTTGGCGGTGTAGGGGCTTTGCGGTGCTTCAGGAACTTGCCGCGTTTGCGTGGGCGAGGCGGCGTTTGGGCCGGCGATCGCCCGTGTCGTTGACGGGCTCCCGGGCAAAAGCTAGACTTCGTAACGCTGGCGTTAGCGTTGGCGGCATGGGCGGTTAGCTCAGCGGGAGAGCACTCGCTTCACACGCGAGGGGTCACTGGTTCAATCCCAGTACCGCCCACCATACGAATTGGTACAGGGACGCGAAATTGGCGATACCTGCCGCCAGCCTCGCCAGGTATCAAGGGTCAATCCTGGAGTTGGGGCTTAGGAGCCCGTTGAGCCCTCAGTGCTGCTCGATTGCTGAACTCATGTCGAAGGACAGAACCGCCGCGTCGTACTGGTCGGCGTAGAGGTGCTGGTACGTGCGCAGGGTGAAGGCGACGTCGGTATGGCCGAGGCGGCGGCTGACGAGCTTTGGGTCTTTACCTTCGAGGATTAGAAGGCTTCCGCTGGTACGGCGGAAGATGTGCAGGCCGTCGTAGGGAATGCCTGCGGCTTTGCAAATGGCCTCGATGGGTGGGTACACGCGCCAGGTATTCAGGTATGTTCCCAGCTCCGACGCGAATACGATCCCTTGGTCCGCCCAAGTTATGCCGGACTCCCGCTCGGCGCGCTGCTGCTCCCTGTGCGCCTCCAGGACTGTCGCGGTGTCTGCGCCGACACGAATTCGGCGCCGCGCAGCGGCCGTTTTGGGTTCCTGCACGACCAGCGCGCCACCAACCTGCACAACGTTGCGACGCACGTGCACGTCGGCCTCACCGGTCCCGAGGAAGTCGATGTCATCCCAGCGCAAGCCAAGCAGCTCGCCTCGGCGGAGGCCGGCGGTGAACGCAAGGTAGTACATCGCGTAGAAGCGGTGCCCCTTGGCGGATTGGAGGAAGCGGATGACCTGCTCACGGGTGTAGCCGTTCGGGTTCGGTGGTGGGACTCGTGGTCGGCTGATGTCCTCAAGCCAATTGGGGGAAGCCAGGCCCCACCTTCTGCCCTGCTCGAGGACGCTCTTGAGGATGCCCATGATGCGGTGCACGTATGCGGGGGCGACGCCATCTTGTTGTAGGGCGAGACTGAGATCATCGACCTGCATGAGGCTCAGCTTGGCGAGCGGCACCCCGAACAAGGGAGTAAGCTTCGCCGCGGCGTATGCGTAGGCTTGAGCGGTCGTTGGCTTAACGTTGACAGACTTGTGCTCCAGGTAGCGCTTGACGAGTTCCCCTAGCGTCATCGCGGGTGAAAGCATGCTCCGTCCGCCCAGGTGTTGCGAGCGCACCCTTCGGCTTTCGTCGCGCACCGCCGGCTTGGTAGCGCCTGTGTGCGTAGCCCGTCGGCGCCTGCCCGCAGCCGAATGATAGCCGCCCATGTCGGTACCGTCCCACCTTTCGTACGGAAGTTGGCGGATGCCGTCGTTGTGACTCCCACGGGTTCGCTTGGCCATGCGTGTGCTCCTTGCTGGCGAGAGGCTCGCGGT encodes:
- a CDS encoding site-specific integrase — protein: MAKRTRGSHNDGIRQLPYERWDGTDMGGYHSAAGRRRRATHTGATKPAVRDESRRVRSQHLGGRSMLSPAMTLGELVKRYLEHKSVNVKPTTAQAYAYAAAKLTPLFGVPLAKLSLMQVDDLSLALQQDGVAPAYVHRIMGILKSVLEQGRRWGLASPNWLEDISRPRVPPPNPNGYTREQVIRFLQSAKGHRFYAMYYLAFTAGLRRGELLGLRWDDIDFLGTGEADVHVRRNVVQVGGALVVQEPKTAAARRRIRVGADTATVLEAHREQQRAERESGITWADQGIVFASELGTYLNTWRVYPPIEAICKAAGIPYDGLHIFRRTSGSLLILEGKDPKLVSRRLGHTDVAFTLRTYQHLYADQYDAAVLSFDMSSAIEQH